A genomic stretch from Halorubrum sp. BV1 includes:
- a CDS encoding DHHA1 domain-containing protein, whose product MAVADSPVPDLASRATACAERLRATDRVLLASHIDADGLTSAAVASTALARAGVDHEVVFEKQLDDAAIEGIAATGYDTVLFTDFGSGQLDAIAEHEAAGQFTPVIADHHQPADADTELHLNPLLEGINGASELSGAGASYVLARALEGPDGDNRDLAALAVIGAVGDMQDSDGELVGANAAIVRDGVDAGVIETRTDLDLYGRQTRPLPKLLEYASDVTIPGISNDEAGAISFLADLDVDAKRDGEWRRWVDLDAGERQTLASGLMRRAVASGVPADRIEALVGTSYTLVDEERGTELRDVSEFSTLLNATARYDRADVGLAVCLGDRGDALAEARRLLRTHRRNLSEGLQWVKNEGVVHEANIQWFDAGSRIRETIVGIVAGMAVGSPAVDRSKPVIAFAEESAEELKVSSRGSHALVRRGLDLSAVMHEASRAVGGDGGGHDVAAGATIPIGERDAFLAAADRLVGEQLS is encoded by the coding sequence ATGGCAGTCGCCGACTCCCCCGTCCCGGATCTGGCCAGTCGCGCGACCGCGTGCGCCGAACGGCTGCGCGCGACGGATCGGGTCCTCCTCGCGTCGCACATCGACGCCGACGGACTCACGAGCGCCGCGGTCGCGTCGACCGCGCTCGCGCGCGCCGGCGTCGACCACGAGGTCGTCTTCGAAAAACAGCTCGACGACGCGGCCATCGAGGGCATCGCTGCAACGGGGTACGACACGGTGCTTTTCACCGACTTCGGCTCCGGACAGCTCGACGCCATCGCCGAGCACGAGGCCGCAGGCCAGTTCACGCCCGTCATCGCCGATCACCACCAGCCGGCCGACGCCGACACGGAACTCCATCTCAACCCGCTCCTCGAAGGGATAAACGGCGCGAGCGAACTGTCCGGGGCCGGCGCGAGCTACGTCCTCGCGCGAGCGCTCGAAGGCCCCGACGGCGACAACCGCGACCTCGCCGCGCTGGCCGTGATCGGCGCGGTCGGCGACATGCAGGACTCGGACGGCGAACTCGTCGGAGCCAACGCGGCCATCGTCCGCGACGGCGTCGACGCCGGAGTGATCGAGACGCGAACGGATCTCGACCTGTACGGGAGACAGACCCGCCCGCTCCCGAAGCTCTTGGAGTACGCCTCCGACGTGACGATCCCCGGGATCTCGAACGACGAGGCCGGGGCGATATCGTTCCTCGCCGACCTCGACGTCGATGCGAAACGCGACGGAGAGTGGCGGCGCTGGGTCGACCTGGACGCCGGAGAGCGCCAGACGCTCGCCTCCGGACTGATGCGCCGCGCCGTCGCCTCCGGAGTTCCCGCCGACCGGATCGAGGCGCTCGTCGGCACCTCCTACACCCTCGTCGACGAGGAGCGCGGCACCGAACTGCGAGACGTGAGCGAGTTCTCCACCCTACTCAACGCCACCGCGCGGTACGACCGGGCGGACGTGGGACTCGCGGTGTGTCTCGGCGACCGCGGCGACGCACTCGCGGAGGCGCGGCGGCTCCTCCGCACCCACCGTCGGAACCTCTCGGAAGGCCTACAGTGGGTAAAAAACGAGGGAGTGGTCCACGAGGCCAACATACAGTGGTTCGACGCGGGCTCGCGGATCCGGGAGACGATCGTCGGCATCGTCGCCGGGATGGCGGTCGGGTCGCCAGCGGTCGATCGCTCGAAGCCCGTGATCGCGTTCGCAGAGGAGAGTGCGGAGGAACTGAAGGTCTCCTCGCGCGGATCGCACGCGCTCGTGCGGCGAGGACTCGACCTCTCTGCGGTGATGCACGAGGCCAGCCGCGCCGTCGGCGGCGACGGCGGCGGCCACGACGTCGCCGCGGGCGCGACGATCCCGATCGGCGAGCGGGACGCCTTTCTCGCGGCGGCCGACAGGCTGGTGGGAGAACAGCTCTCGTGA
- a CDS encoding O-acetylhomoserine aminocarboxypropyltransferase/cysteine synthase family protein — MIRGFNTRSLHAGAEADPATGSRATPIHQTTSFVFDDADAAADLYALQAEGNVYSRIANPTVRVLEDRLADLSGGTGAVATGSGMAAFDAITTVLASTGDNVVASSEMYGGTASYLSTIANRRGIETRLVDTLDVDAYEEMIDDDTAFVHVETVANPSLVVPDFEAIAAVAHEHAVPLVVDNTFATPYLCRPFEHGADVVWESTTKWITGNGTTVGGVVVDGGQFPWGHPDADYDELDGQSPAFPVDFVERFGDAAFANVVRQRGVRTTGGQQSPFDAWQTIQGLNTLPLRMERHCENARAVAEFLRDDDRVAWVTYPGFDDHDSRGNAEQYLDGDGGMVTFGVDGGYEAAKALCESVDLTSFLANIGDAKTLVIHPASTTHAQLDETQQRLAGVFPNMLRLSVGIEDADDVIADLDRGLAAGERAADESGSGGSEV; from the coding sequence ATGATACGTGGGTTCAACACCCGGAGTCTCCACGCCGGTGCCGAGGCTGATCCGGCGACCGGGTCGCGCGCGACCCCGATCCATCAGACGACCTCGTTCGTCTTCGACGACGCTGACGCGGCGGCGGATCTGTACGCCCTTCAGGCGGAGGGGAACGTCTACTCACGGATCGCGAACCCGACCGTGCGCGTCCTCGAAGACCGCCTCGCTGACCTGTCCGGCGGCACCGGAGCCGTCGCGACCGGCTCCGGGATGGCGGCGTTCGACGCGATCACGACCGTGCTCGCGAGCACGGGCGACAACGTCGTCGCCAGCTCGGAGATGTACGGCGGCACCGCGTCGTACCTGTCGACCATCGCGAACCGCCGGGGGATCGAGACTCGGCTCGTCGACACCCTCGACGTCGATGCCTACGAGGAGATGATAGACGACGACACGGCGTTCGTCCATGTGGAGACGGTGGCGAATCCCTCGCTCGTCGTTCCCGACTTCGAGGCGATAGCCGCAGTCGCCCACGAGCACGCGGTGCCGCTCGTGGTCGACAACACGTTCGCCACCCCGTACCTCTGTCGCCCGTTCGAGCACGGCGCGGACGTCGTCTGGGAGTCGACGACCAAGTGGATCACGGGTAACGGGACGACCGTCGGCGGCGTCGTCGTCGACGGCGGTCAGTTCCCGTGGGGTCACCCGGACGCCGACTACGACGAACTCGACGGGCAGTCGCCGGCGTTCCCGGTCGACTTCGTCGAGCGGTTCGGCGACGCCGCGTTCGCCAACGTCGTCCGCCAGCGCGGCGTGCGGACCACCGGCGGTCAGCAGTCACCCTTCGACGCGTGGCAGACGATCCAGGGGCTCAACACGCTCCCGCTCCGGATGGAGCGCCACTGCGAGAACGCCCGCGCGGTCGCGGAGTTCCTCCGCGACGACGACCGGGTGGCGTGGGTGACGTACCCCGGGTTCGACGACCACGACAGCCGCGGGAACGCCGAGCAGTACCTCGATGGCGACGGCGGCATGGTCACGTTCGGCGTCGACGGCGGCTACGAGGCCGCGAAGGCGCTGTGTGAGTCCGTGGACCTGACGAGCTTCCTCGCGAACATCGGCGACGCGAAGACGCTCGTCATCCACCCGGCCTCGACTACCCACGCGCAACTCGACGAGACCCAACAGCGACTGGCCGGCGTCTTCCCGAACATGCTCCGGCTCTCCGTCGGCATCGAGGACGCAGACGACGTGATAGCCGACCTCGACCGCGGGCTGGCCGCGGGCGAGCGCGCGGCGGACGAGTCGGGATCCGGCGGGTCGGAGGTGTGA
- the metX gene encoding homoserine O-acetyltransferase: MSAIPTDHGVAELGEFTFECGQSVPELEVAYETHGEFEGDNVVLICHALTGSQNVARSPAASRDESARGAGQAGQARAWWDDIVGPGKAIDTTEYYVVCANVPGSCYGTTGPTSERPPDLDLPDDPDHNRWGTAFPPVQVEDWARAQRRLLDHLGVGRLRAVVGGSVGGMNVLEWAKRYPDDVDRIVAIATAGRLDAQCLALDAVARRAIRADAHWNEGNYYGDDRPSPDEGLALARQIGHIMYLSKASMERKFGRRSAGRDSLTREEGDLGLPPEPTAAFFPYREVESYLDYQAEGFSERFDANSYLYLTRAMDEYDLSAGHGTDADAIAAFEGEALLVSFTADWHFTVEQSASLADAFRERDVPVAHHVIDSDHGHDAFLVEPEHVGPPLRDFLGDGVAGRAVSDDGGDNEDPRPESDHAPVHASLFRG; this comes from the coding sequence GTGAGCGCCATTCCCACCGACCACGGCGTCGCCGAACTCGGTGAGTTCACCTTCGAATGCGGACAGTCGGTCCCCGAGCTGGAGGTGGCCTACGAGACCCACGGCGAGTTCGAGGGCGACAACGTCGTGCTGATCTGTCACGCGCTCACCGGCAGCCAGAACGTCGCGCGCTCGCCCGCGGCGAGCCGAGACGAGAGCGCCCGCGGGGCGGGACAGGCCGGGCAGGCCCGCGCGTGGTGGGACGACATCGTCGGCCCCGGGAAGGCGATCGACACGACGGAGTACTACGTCGTCTGCGCCAACGTCCCCGGTTCCTGCTACGGAACGACCGGACCGACGAGCGAGCGACCGCCCGACCTCGATCTGCCCGACGATCCGGACCACAACCGGTGGGGGACCGCGTTCCCACCGGTGCAGGTCGAAGACTGGGCGCGCGCGCAGCGCCGCCTCCTCGACCACCTCGGCGTCGGCCGGCTACGGGCCGTCGTTGGCGGCAGCGTCGGCGGTATGAACGTCTTGGAGTGGGCAAAGCGGTACCCGGACGACGTCGACCGGATCGTCGCGATCGCGACCGCCGGTCGGCTCGACGCGCAGTGTCTCGCGCTCGACGCCGTCGCTCGCCGCGCGATCCGCGCGGACGCACACTGGAACGAGGGGAACTACTACGGCGACGACCGGCCCTCGCCGGACGAGGGACTCGCCTTGGCCCGACAGATCGGCCACATCATGTATCTCTCGAAGGCCTCCATGGAGCGGAAGTTCGGCCGCCGCTCGGCGGGTCGCGACTCGCTGACCCGCGAGGAGGGTGACCTCGGGCTTCCGCCGGAGCCGACGGCGGCGTTCTTCCCGTATCGGGAGGTCGAGTCGTACCTCGATTACCAGGCCGAGGGGTTCAGCGAGCGGTTCGACGCGAACAGCTACCTCTATCTCACGCGCGCGATGGACGAGTACGATCTCTCCGCGGGCCACGGCACCGACGCGGACGCGATCGCCGCCTTCGAGGGCGAGGCGCTCTTGGTGAGTTTCACCGCCGACTGGCACTTCACGGTCGAGCAGTCCGCGTCGCTCGCGGACGCCTTCCGCGAGCGCGACGTCCCCGTGGCTCACCATGTGATCGACTCCGATCACGGTCACGACGCGTTCCTCGTCGAGCCCGAACACGTCGGCCCCCCACTTCGCGACTTCCTCGGCGACGGCGTCGCGGGCCGTGCCGTCTCCGACGACGGCGGCGACAACGAGGACCCGCGTCCCGAATCGGACCACGCGCCCGTCCACGCGAGCCTGTTCAGAGGATAA
- a CDS encoding DUF5807 family protein yields the protein MSNLDEFLAGERLDDVVFFVSDAYLDDGSRLRSVGTETDDGVRLILDGETGRSAFEAGTGMGAMEFAKTAMGADGEIARSLDGGVCPFGDGERVDSDAGSGDDGPDGDSETDHAVQFVFAFAEAQNEEVGGLYADGDVVHAYAHCTCGESYSHKWVVGERDE from the coding sequence ATGAGCAACCTCGACGAGTTCCTCGCCGGCGAGCGGCTCGACGACGTGGTGTTTTTCGTGAGCGACGCGTATCTCGACGACGGCTCTCGGCTTCGGTCGGTCGGTACCGAGACCGACGACGGGGTTCGGCTGATACTCGACGGCGAGACGGGACGCTCGGCGTTCGAGGCCGGCACGGGCATGGGAGCGATGGAGTTCGCGAAGACCGCGATGGGCGCGGACGGCGAGATCGCGCGCTCGCTCGACGGCGGCGTCTGCCCGTTCGGTGACGGTGAGCGCGTCGACAGCGACGCCGGCTCCGGCGACGACGGCCCCGACGGCGACTCCGAGACCGACCACGCGGTCCAGTTCGTCTTCGCGTTCGCCGAGGCGCAAAACGAGGAGGTCGGCGGGCTCTACGCCGACGGCGACGTGGTCCACGCGTACGCCCACTGTACCTGTGGCGAGAGCTACTCGCACAAGTGGGTGGTCGGCGAGCGGGACGAGTAG
- a CDS encoding DEAD/DEAH box helicase produces the protein MATEAAGIDRPLLVDDFLQHRRYQVQLADAAAADHTLVCLPTGLGKTTVSLLVTAERLHEAGGKALFLAPTKPLVQQHAEFYREALTVPDDEIVVFTGDVKPDDRAAVWNDARIVIATPQVVENDLVGNRISLSDVTHLTFDECHRATGDYAYVYIAERYHADAADPLVTGMSASPGGDTEEIETVCENLGLRNVEVMTEDDADVGEYTHDTDVSWEQVTLPDEVLAIRDALNEVITDRLETLKQLGVTNTTNPDLSQRDLNEMRGKLKKMMDNDQSDGYKGMSTHAEVMKLRRAVELVETQSVESVRRYFERQREAARSSGASKASQRMVADPKVRDAMRKAESFDGLHPKFSKARILLAETLGINEGERAILFTESRDTAEALVEFLSASFDVRKFVGQGDKEGSDGMSQTQQQETLDAFKDGAFEVLVSTSVAEEGLDVPEVDLVCFYEPVPTAIRSIQRKGRTGRQAEGKVVVLMAEDTRDEAFFWISRRREKKMESQLVELKEATDDIEESVGDDGQAGLDAFASGEGDTDSADTDDKSHAGDATADSDTAAAGDDPGLTDFAAEAREGDDESDGSAAAAEGSDADGSEADDLDGVVATAGVDEGVEIVVDQRELDSSIAKDLSTRDGLVTRLETLAVGDYVLSDRVAVERKSAADFVDSMLDADRSLFEQIGELSRAYARPVMIVEGANLYGQRDIDPNAIRGALASLAVDFDVSVLRTEGETDTAELLATIARREQETRDREISVHGEKTTKTRAEQQEYVVSAIADIGPVTARSLLEHFGTVEAVMTAREEDLLAVDGVGQVTAERIREVVGSEYE, from the coding sequence ATGGCGACCGAGGCCGCCGGGATCGACCGACCGCTACTCGTCGACGACTTCCTCCAGCACCGCCGCTACCAGGTCCAACTGGCGGACGCGGCCGCCGCCGACCACACGCTCGTCTGTCTCCCCACCGGCCTCGGCAAGACCACGGTCAGCTTACTCGTCACCGCCGAACGCCTCCACGAGGCGGGCGGGAAAGCCCTCTTTTTGGCCCCCACCAAGCCGCTCGTCCAGCAGCACGCGGAGTTTTATCGCGAGGCTCTGACGGTTCCAGACGACGAGATCGTCGTGTTTACCGGCGACGTGAAACCCGACGACCGCGCCGCCGTCTGGAACGACGCCCGGATCGTTATCGCGACGCCGCAGGTCGTCGAGAACGATCTGGTCGGGAACCGGATCTCGCTTTCCGACGTGACCCACCTGACGTTCGACGAGTGTCACCGCGCGACCGGCGACTACGCGTACGTGTACATCGCCGAGCGCTACCACGCCGACGCCGCGGACCCGCTCGTCACCGGGATGTCGGCGTCGCCCGGCGGCGACACGGAGGAGATCGAGACGGTGTGTGAGAACCTCGGGCTCCGCAACGTGGAGGTGATGACCGAAGACGACGCCGATGTCGGCGAGTACACCCACGACACCGACGTCAGTTGGGAGCAGGTCACCCTGCCCGACGAGGTGCTCGCGATCCGCGACGCCCTCAACGAGGTGATCACGGACCGGCTGGAGACGCTCAAGCAGTTGGGCGTGACGAACACGACGAATCCCGATCTCTCCCAGCGCGACCTCAACGAGATGCGCGGGAAGCTCAAGAAGATGATGGACAACGACCAGTCGGACGGCTACAAGGGAATGAGCACCCACGCGGAGGTGATGAAGCTCCGCCGGGCCGTCGAACTCGTCGAGACGCAGTCAGTGGAGTCCGTCAGGCGCTACTTCGAGCGACAGCGCGAGGCGGCCCGGTCGTCGGGCGCGTCGAAGGCGAGCCAGCGGATGGTCGCAGACCCCAAGGTGCGAGACGCGATGCGGAAGGCCGAGTCGTTCGACGGCCTCCACCCGAAGTTCTCGAAGGCGCGAATTCTGCTCGCTGAGACGCTCGGCATCAACGAGGGCGAACGCGCAATCTTGTTCACCGAGTCCAGAGACACCGCAGAAGCGCTCGTCGAGTTTCTCTCCGCCAGCTTCGACGTCCGGAAGTTCGTCGGTCAGGGCGACAAGGAGGGCTCCGACGGGATGAGCCAGACACAGCAGCAGGAGACGCTGGACGCGTTCAAAGACGGCGCGTTCGAGGTGCTCGTCTCCACGAGCGTCGCCGAGGAGGGGCTCGACGTCCCCGAGGTCGACCTCGTGTGTTTCTACGAGCCGGTTCCCACGGCCATTCGGTCGATCCAGCGGAAGGGACGGACCGGCAGACAGGCGGAGGGGAAAGTCGTCGTCCTGATGGCCGAAGACACCCGAGACGAGGCGTTCTTCTGGATCTCGCGGCGGCGCGAGAAGAAGATGGAAAGCCAGCTCGTCGAGCTGAAGGAGGCCACAGACGACATCGAGGAATCCGTCGGCGACGACGGACAGGCCGGGCTCGACGCGTTCGCAAGCGGAGAGGGTGACACAGACTCCGCCGACACCGACGACAAGTCCCACGCCGGCGACGCTACCGCCGACAGCGACACCGCCGCCGCCGGCGACGACCCTGGCCTCACCGACTTCGCCGCGGAGGCACGCGAGGGAGACGACGAGAGCGACGGGAGTGCGGCCGCCGCCGAGGGGAGCGACGCTGACGGAAGCGAGGCCGACGACCTGGACGGCGTCGTCGCGACCGCCGGCGTCGACGAGGGCGTCGAGATCGTCGTCGACCAGCGCGAGCTCGACTCCTCGATCGCGAAGGACCTCTCGACGCGGGATGGGCTCGTCACCCGGCTGGAGACGCTCGCGGTCGGCGACTACGTGCTCTCGGACCGCGTCGCCGTCGAGCGGAAGTCCGCCGCCGACTTCGTGGACTCGATGCTCGACGCCGACCGCTCGTTGTTCGAGCAGATAGGTGAGCTCTCACGGGCGTACGCTCGGCCCGTAATGATCGTCGAGGGGGCGAACCTCTACGGACAGCGCGACATCGACCCCAACGCGATCCGCGGCGCGCTCGCGTCGCTCGCGGTCGACTTCGACGTGAGCGTTCTGCGGACCGAAGGCGAGACGGACACCGCCGAACTGCTCGCGACGATCGCCCGCCGCGAGCAGGAGACGCGCGACCGCGAGATAAGCGTCCACGGCGAGAAGACGACGAAGACCCGCGCGGAACAACAGGAGTACGTCGTCTCCGCCATCGCCGACATCGGTCCCGTCACCGCCCGATCGCTTTTGGAACACTTCGGCACCGTCGAGGCGGTGATGACGGCGCGCGAGGAGGACCTGCTCGCGGTCGACGGCGTCGGGCAGGTGACCGCAGAGCGGATCCGCGAGGTCGTCGGAAGCGAGTACGAGTGA
- a CDS encoding MBL fold metallo-hydrolase, giving the protein MRVTLLGTGDTTGTPTVGCDCDTCEAARERGVSRSRFSVHVENERTGEALLVDFSPDFRSQFLDADVPLPDAGLVTHIHFDHLDGLGNVYRLVDGLPVHAPAETDPATDESVAETIRRKYDYLEDRIGVHAREPFDPFETCGFEVRLVPVDHPPLLCFGAVIADPKTGAKLALTGDTSYDIPERSREALAGADLLLADAIVPASLCHHHPIGGRHEDADGVPRTFGTKHMTREGALALADELDAARTRLVHLAHYYPADEAFAEPLAVDGEVYEL; this is encoded by the coding sequence ATGCGCGTCACGCTCCTCGGAACCGGTGACACGACCGGGACACCGACAGTGGGCTGCGACTGTGACACCTGCGAGGCGGCGCGCGAACGGGGGGTGTCGCGCTCGCGGTTCTCCGTCCACGTCGAGAACGAACGCACCGGCGAGGCTCTGCTCGTCGATTTCAGTCCCGACTTCCGGAGCCAGTTCCTCGACGCCGACGTTCCGCTTCCAGACGCCGGGCTCGTGACGCACATCCACTTCGACCACCTCGACGGGCTGGGCAACGTCTACCGTCTCGTCGACGGGCTCCCGGTCCACGCGCCCGCGGAGACGGATCCGGCGACCGACGAGAGCGTCGCGGAGACGATCCGCCGGAAGTACGACTACCTCGAAGACCGGATCGGCGTCCACGCCCGCGAGCCGTTCGACCCCTTCGAGACGTGCGGATTCGAGGTCCGGCTGGTACCCGTCGATCACCCGCCGCTTCTGTGTTTCGGTGCCGTCATTGCGGACCCGAAGACGGGCGCAAAACTCGCGTTGACGGGCGATACCAGCTACGACATCCCCGAGCGCTCGCGCGAGGCGCTCGCCGGGGCCGACCTCCTCCTAGCCGACGCCATCGTCCCCGCGTCGCTCTGTCACCACCACCCGATCGGCGGCCGCCACGAGGACGCAGACGGCGTCCCGCGCACGTTCGGGACGAAACACATGACCCGCGAGGGGGCGCTGGCGCTCGCCGACGAACTGGACGCAGCGCGGACGCGACTGGTCCACCTCGCGCACTACTATCCCGCCGACGAGGCGTTCGCGGAGCCGCTCGCGGTCGACGGCGAGGTCTACGAGCTGTAG
- a CDS encoding Tfx family DNA-binding protein, whose translation MVADDGSADSGPDADLDDVNAADLLERAGFDADESVLTDRQAEVLALRERGLRQSDIADRLGTSRANVSSVEASARDNVERARETVAFAEALSAPVRVEIDAGTDLYDAPKRVYDACDEAGVKVNQTAPELMKAIGDRAGDAVHGREVRSRLFVTVDADGRIRVRQP comes from the coding sequence ATGGTCGCAGACGACGGCTCGGCCGACTCCGGTCCGGACGCCGACCTCGACGACGTCAACGCCGCGGATCTGCTCGAACGAGCCGGGTTCGACGCCGACGAGAGCGTCCTCACGGACCGGCAAGCCGAGGTGCTCGCGCTGCGGGAACGAGGGCTCCGGCAGTCGGACATCGCGGACCGACTCGGCACGTCGCGGGCGAACGTCTCCAGCGTCGAGGCCAGCGCCCGCGACAACGTGGAGCGCGCCCGCGAGACGGTCGCGTTCGCGGAGGCACTCTCCGCGCCGGTCAGAGTGGAAATCGACGCGGGGACGGACCTCTACGACGCGCCGAAGCGGGTGTACGACGCCTGCGACGAAGCGGGCGTGAAGGTGAACCAGACCGCGCCGGAGCTGATGAAGGCGATAGGGGACCGCGCCGGCGACGCGGTCCACGGCCGCGAGGTCCGCTCCCGGCTCTTCGTCACCGTCGACGCGGACGGACGGATCCGGGTGCGACAGCCGTAG
- a CDS encoding TRAM domain-containing protein, giving the protein MADCPLADDCPRFDEQIQGMGCQHYGNKGGAEWCSHYDMPIYELKQQPVQPGEEVEVEVDDIHESGSGVGRTDDGFIVLVDGLLPPARAEVRIHRVKSSHATAKEVVERLPDDPDEEDDGAGASETDADPDADAEDDEGDRRRDRPDRERLGSRENFWGK; this is encoded by the coding sequence ATGGCGGACTGTCCACTCGCCGACGACTGCCCCAGATTCGACGAACAGATTCAGGGGATGGGGTGTCAACACTACGGCAACAAGGGCGGCGCGGAGTGGTGTAGCCACTACGATATGCCGATCTACGAGCTGAAACAACAGCCCGTCCAGCCCGGCGAGGAGGTCGAAGTCGAGGTCGACGACATCCACGAGAGCGGGTCGGGCGTCGGCCGCACCGACGACGGCTTCATCGTGCTCGTCGACGGGCTCCTCCCGCCGGCGCGCGCCGAGGTGCGTATCCATCGCGTGAAATCGAGCCACGCGACCGCAAAGGAGGTCGTCGAGCGCCTCCCCGATGACCCCGACGAGGAAGACGACGGCGCAGGCGCGTCCGAGACGGACGCGGACCCGGACGCAGACGCCGAAGACGATGAGGGCGACCGACGGCGCGACCGCCCGGACCGCGAACGGCTCGGCAGCCGCGAGAATTTCTGGGGCAAGTGA
- a CDS encoding glutaredoxin family protein, with protein sequence MRETDAPGPVPVTVYTRENCSLCVAARETIEDVATDLDVAIDLQMVDVDEDPELADEYGDRVPYVLVDGHPAFKYEVDERELRLKLLSAA encoded by the coding sequence ATGCGCGAGACGGACGCACCGGGACCAGTACCCGTCACGGTGTACACCCGCGAGAACTGTTCGCTCTGTGTCGCCGCCCGCGAGACGATCGAGGACGTGGCTACGGACCTCGACGTGGCGATCGACCTACAGATGGTCGACGTCGACGAGGACCCGGAGCTCGCGGACGAGTACGGCGACCGCGTCCCATACGTGCTCGTCGACGGCCATCCGGCCTTCAAATACGAGGTCGACGAGCGGGAACTGCGATTGAAACTGCTCTCCGCCGCGTGA